One region of Miscanthus floridulus cultivar M001 chromosome 19, ASM1932011v1, whole genome shotgun sequence genomic DNA includes:
- the LOC136526042 gene encoding aspartyl protease AED3-like, whose translation MAEGTSSSDALPVVHRLSPCSPLGTARNQQMEKPSVADVLHRDALRLRSLFQEHNHGSRFPAPAPTSAGGGLSIPSRGDPIQKLPGALEYHVIAWFGTPVQQFTLGFDTTTPGASLLRCKPCAANEPCDHAFDPSASSSIAQVPCGSPDCPFKGCSGPSCTLSVSTNNTLLGNATFFTDKLTLTPWNTVDSFRFACLEAGFRPADSSTGILDLSRNSHSLASRAAPSSPDAVAFSYCLPSYPSDVGFLSLGATKPELLGRKVSYTPLRSNPHNGNLYVVELVGLGLGGVDLPIPRATIARGGIVLSDSLGD comes from the exons ATGGCGGAAG GGACGAGCAGCAGCGACGCATTGCCTGTGGTGCACCGGCTGAGTCCATGCTCCCCTCTCGGCACCGCACGGAACCAGCAGATGGAAAAGCCATCCGTGGCCGACGTCCTCCACCGCGAcgcactccgcctccgctccCTGTTCCAGGAGCACAACCATGGGTCCCGTTTCCCTGCACCCGCACCGACGTCAGCTGGAGGAGGGCTCTCGATCCCCAGCAGAGGCGATCCGATCCAAAAGCTGCCCGGTGCGTTGGAGTACCACGTCATCGCTTGGTTCGGCACTCCGGTGCAGCAGTTCACTTTGGGATTCGACACGACCACCCCCGGTGCCTCGCTGCTACGGTGCAAGCCGTGCGCCGCCAACGAACCGTGCGACCACGCCTTTGACCCGTCCGCGTCCTCCTCCATCGCTCAAGTCCCCTGTGGCTCGCCGGACTGCCCGTTCAAAGGCTGCTCCGGACCCAGCTGCACTCTCAGCGTCTCCACCAACAACACTTTGCTGGGCAATGCGACGTTCTTCACCGACAAGCTGACGCTGACGCCGTGGAACACCGTGGACAGCTTCAGGTTCGCGTGTCTCGAGGCCGGCTTCCGGCCGGCCGATAGCTCAACTGGTATCCTCGACCTCAGCCGGAATAGCCACTCGCTGGCGTCTCGCGCCGCGCCTTCCTCGCCGGACGCGGTCGCCTTCTCCTACTGCCTGCCGTCGTACCCGAGCGACGTAGGCTTCCTCTCCCTCGGCGCCACCAAGCCGGAGCTCTTGGGACGCAAGGTGAGCTACACCCCGCTGAGGAGCAACCCCCACAACGGGAATCTGTACGTCGTGGAGCTCGTCGGGCTGGGCCTCGGCGGCGTCGACCTCCCGATCCCGCGCGCCACCATCGCCCGCGGcggcatagtgcttagtgattcattaggtgattag